The Ipomoea triloba cultivar NCNSP0323 chromosome 14, ASM357664v1 region GAAAGAGCCGAGCCAACTGGAACCGAAATCGACACAGGACGACGCCGTTTTATTCTTTAGCTGTTAGTTTGTTAATGAATTTGTTTAGTTATTTCCCTTATTTCTAGTATAAATAGGGAGTGTATTGCAGTGAATCATACGCTTGGTTTTACACGTTTAATATCAATTCTCCCTACTTCTTCTTCCCTCAAACTTTCTCTGCAATTCTCCTTTCTCTTCTATTTCTCTtctatttttctctcttctttcgGTTCACTTTCAGGATCATTACATATTAGTAGAAATAATGTACCCTACCATTTTTCTTCACCATGGAGCTGTGGAAAATGGAAATGTCTTTAGTTTTGGTTTCACCAGATTTTTCTTCCCTAATACAGTACAGATGGAATTGATGGATGATAGGAAGTCATTAGCAAAGAAACGGTCAATCCggttaacctttttttttttttttttttttttttaatcgaaaGACAGATTCATTGATTAATCAAACGAGAGGTAGTAAAGCCTCTAAAGTCGTACAAAAAAACATCTTGCACTTGAGCCGGCAAGGTGAAGAAATCAAAATACATTGAAGGATAAGATCGGCTAATACCAAAGAGAGCAAGAGCGTCAGCCACTTTGTTTGCCTCCCGGTAAATATGAGACAGGGATGCTGACCAAGATAATAGCAAATTTCTTATCTGGCTGAtcgcattttttattttccaaggAATATTCAGCAAGTCAGATTGAACATAACTAACCAAGTTGGAGGAATCTACCTCGACGAATGTGGGGAATTTGGCTGCTGAGGCACACCAATCTTCCTAACCGAGTTTCCAAATTCCTACAACGTAACAATGATAAATgcagtgtttgtttttcttCCATCCTaaccaaattcttttttttttttttaagtactactgtctctgttacaatgtagtatctgttcatagctactttctcaacctacgaATCCACTCCAATCATCCATGTGGGGGtgttaactgggacaccgggtgccactagaccacaaggtctttgacaaccAAATTCTAAAATTCCTAGCTACCACgcacaataataaattataaatgtagTGTATGATGAGAACAACTTGAAAATAACTTCCATTTGTTGTATTAGTAGAAATGTACCATTTTTCTTCACCATCTTATACGAGCTGTGGAAAATGGAAATGCCATCATTCTTATGTATCAATCAGGCCATCACTccaacatacatacatacatacatacactgTACTTGTCTATAAAAGAGCCATATTTGCTGGGTATCATGTCATGTACCAGAGTTGTTTcgttcttaaaaaaaaaaaaaaaaaaaacttaattatggGAAATTTTCGTTGCAACTATACAGCACTGATCATCTTTCTTGTGCTGCCACCTTGTTTCTTTGCATCACCATCAACAACTGAAGCTGAAGCTCTTCTGAAATGGAAGAGCAGCTTGTTCATGTCTTCTTCTTATCTCAATTCATGGTCACTATCCAATCTAAGAAACCTTTGTAATTGGAGGGGCATTGTTTGCAATGGTGATGGAGCTGCTGTCTCTGAGATCAATCTTCCTAATGCTGATCTCTCTGGTACTCTTCACCACCTCAATTTTACTTCTTTTCCCACCCTCACTCGTTTCAACATCGGTGGAAACTACTTCAATGGATCAATCCCTCCTGCCATTGCTGATCTGTCCAACTTGGTCTTCTTGGACTTGAGCAACAATACGTTTGAGGGAAGCATACCGCCACAGATTGGGAACCTGACGGAGCTTCAGTACCTCACCCTTTACAACAACTCTTTTAGTGGAGTTATTCCTTATCAGATTGGAAATCTTCAAAAGGTATGGTTCCTGGACTTCGGATCAAATTTATTCTTGGAATCTCCTGATTGGTCTAAAGTTAAGAGTTTGCCTATGCTCACACATCTTGGTTTTTATGGGAATGCAGCAGAACAATCAGGCTTCCCTAGTTTCATACTAGGTTCTCCCAACCTAActtatcttgatttttttctaaataatttgtATGATCCATTTCTGGAGTTGTTGCTCACCAGTTTAGGGAAGACGAAGAAGATCGAGTATCTCGATCTTTCTGGTAATGTATTTGGAGGACCTTTATCACCTAACATTACCAAGTTGTCTAACCTCAAATATCTTCGGTTGTCATCTAATTTTTTTGATGGGGAAATCCCCTCTTTTATATGCCAACTCAAAAATCTTCAAGTCTTGGATATTAGTTTGAATTTTCTGAATTCAACTATTCCTTCTGAGCTCAGTCGTTGCACTAACCTCACTTACTTGGATCTATTTGGTAATTCACTCTCTGGACCATTGCCTTCATCACTATCATCTTTAACCAACCTTAGGTCTTTGAATCTTGCGGGAAATTTCATCGATGGGAGTATTCCATCTGAAATTGGTTTGCTCACGAATCTTGAATACCTTCGCTTAGATTTAAATCGTATTTCAGGCAGCATTCCAGCTCAAATGGGAAACTTACAAAATTTGATTGAATTAAGCCTGGGAACGAACCACCTCTTTGGTTCAATACCTCAGACAATTGGAAACCTCACATTCCTTACTGCTTTACAACTTTCCCACAACAATCTCACTGGGATGCTTCCACCTCATATAGGAAACTTGAAGAATCTGGCTACTCTAGACCTTTCATATAATAGTCTCTATGGGATGTTTCCACCTCAGATAGGAAACTTGAAGAATCTGGCTAACTCTAGACCTTTCATATAATAATCTCTACGGTCCGATACCCCAGACAATTGGAAATCTTACTAACCTCGATTATCTTGACCTTTCTTCCAATGATTTCACCAAAACACTTCCACCTCAAATAGGAAATTTGCCAAATTTGTGGAGTTTGGACCTGTCAGAAAACAACCTCTATGGTCCAATACCTATGACAATTGGAAAGTTGAAGAAGTTGACCGAACTAAACATGGAAAAAAATAGTTTCTATGGTCCAATACCTCAAACAATTGGAAATCTCACAAGCCTCACAATGTTGGAACTTTCCAAAAATAATCTCATCGGAATGCTTCCGCCACAGATAGGAAACTTGCAGGATTTGTGGATATTAGATGTATCAAGAAATAATCTCTCTGGTCCACTACCTCAGATAATTGGAAACCTCACAAGTCTCAGTAGTCTATTTCTCTCCACCAATAATCTCATTGGAATGCTTCCACCTCGTATAGGAAACTTAAAGCATTTGAATGATTTGCACTTGTCAGAAAACAACCTCTATGGTCCAATATCTCATACAATTGGAAACCTAACGAGACTCGAAACACTACTCCTTTCCGCAAACAATTTCAACGGAACACTTCTGTCTGAGAATGGGAATCTGCCATCAATGCTTATCTCTTCAACAATTTGCAATTTAAATTCTCTCCAAATTTTGGTTTTGGCCAACAATTCATTGGCTGGGCCAATACCTCAATGTTTGGGAAACATTAACAAAGACCTCTCGGTGCTAGATTTGCATCACAATCAATTTCATGGGCCAATCCCAAGAAATTTTAAGGTTGGCAACTCATTGAACAGACTTAATTTGCGTGAAAACCAATTAGAGGGAACAGTGCCACGATCTTTAATCAATTGTAAAGAGTTGGAAGTTCTTGATCTTGGACACAACAACTTAAGTGGTAGATTTCCAATGTGGTTAGGAGCTCTTCCAAATTTGAAGGTTCTAAGCTTGAGATTTAACAAGTTGAATGGTTCCCTAACAAGTACTTATGTTAAAGGGTATTTGTTTCATCAACTTCGTGTCTTTGACCTCTCTTACAATGAATTCACTGGTAATTTTCCTACAAAGctttttaagtattttaaagCCATGGAAAATGAAGATCCACAACAGCAAATGTACCTAAATCAGAGCGACTACTATCAAGATTCATTAGTGGTAGGAATGAAGGGGCAATTTCGTGAAATTGTGAAAATACTAGTCACGTTTACTGCTATTGATCTCTCATGTAACAAATTTGAAGGGCATATTCCAGATAGTATCGGAGGTCTTCTTGCACTACGTGAATTAAATTTATCACATAACAAGTTCACCGGACACATCCCAGCATCTCTTGGAAATTTATCTATGTTGGAATCCTTAGACCTTTCTTCGAATCAAATTGGTGGAGTTATCCCTACGCAATTGGCATGTATTACAACACTTGAAGTGTTAAATCTCTCACATAATAAGTTAATGGGATGCATACCTCAAAGCACACAATTCAATACATTTGAAGTGAATTCATTCCAAGGAAATGATGGATTGAAAGGAAAACCTTTATCACGAGGTTGTGGGAATGGCATGACACCACACCCTCCAGCACCAAAGGAACTCCACCAAGAAGACGATTCAAGTTTTTTGAGCGGATGCACCGTAAAAGTTGTGGCAATGGGGTACGGTTGTGGTATTCTTTTTGGATTATTCATGGGAAGTCTCATGCTCCTAACTGGAAAGCCAGAATTCATTGCAAGGTTTGTTAAAGAAGAAGCATACAAACTAGCAATGAAGATCAAACGAAGAAGATCAAAaacaagaaggagaagaaacTAGCGTCAATGGTAAGTAATCTTATTACACCAAAGCAATTTACAACTATATATGGTATGctttttgtttggtaatgcaTAAGTCTAGATGCATGAaggaataaaatatattatgaagTGTG contains the following coding sequences:
- the LOC116004117 gene encoding MDIS1-interacting receptor like kinase 2-like; amino-acid sequence: MGNFRCNYTALIIFLVLPPCFFASPSTTEAEALLKWKSSLFMSSSYLNSWSLSNLRNLCNWRGIVCNGDGAAVSEINLPNADLSGTLHHLNFTSFPTLTRFNIGGNYFNGSIPPAIADLSNLVFLDLSNNTFEGSIPPQIGNLTELQYLTLYNNSFSGVIPYQIGNLQKAAFQLKWETYKI